A window of Solea senegalensis isolate Sse05_10M linkage group LG20, IFAPA_SoseM_1, whole genome shotgun sequence contains these coding sequences:
- the bmp8a gene encoding bone morphogenetic protein 8A — MKPEEPSNVVFSCLCTNMKRSSRSLLLQQRSSSSTRLQRPLLHPRTLLLLPVLLLLFLSMWSQQAEAVVHSSFKRLSGREKKEMQKEILSILGLPGRPRPHPPLRPPSSAPLFMLDLYHAMSADGEDEGNEIIVSGPGMGRFGGVERLAQVNHAALPTLSTHSPPLGTVVSEADTVMSFVNLVEQERDLLQPRPYWKEFRFDLTPLPQGETVTAAEFRIYKTLTVGQRANRTLHISVYVIKRENRHREPELVLLDMQSVPAGQEGWLAFDVTSASNHWLLHPRSNLGIRLYVETEEDRSLSAGWIGLVGRRGPRSKQPFMVIFFRESQIPCRPPRAVKPHPRRRKPKYDLPVPSIQNRSPVNNGALPCKKHELYVSFSDLGWKDWVLAPNGYSAYYCDGECFYPLGSCMNATNHALIQQVVHLLKPDEVPKACCAPTKLSPISVLFYDDNNNVILKKHRNMVVKTCGCL; from the exons ATGAAACCTGAGGAACCTTCAAACGTGGTCTTCTCTTGTCTCTGCACCAACATGAAACGCTCGAGCAGGagcctcctcctgcagcagaggAGCTCGTCCTCCACCAGACTCCAGCGGCCTCTCCTCCACCCCAGGACCCTGCTCCTCCTGCccgtgctcctcctcctcttcctctccatgtGGAGCCAGCAGGCCGAGGCCGTGGTCCACTCCAGCTTCAAGAGGCTCAGCGGCCGAGAGAAGAAGGAGATGCAGAAGGAGATCTTGTCCATCCTGGGTCTGCCAGGCCGTCCCAGACCCCACCCGCCGCTGAGGCCTCCCTCCTCCGCTCCGCTCTTCATGCTGGACCTGTACCACGCCATGTCGGCGGACGGGGAGGACGAGGGCAACGAGATCATCGTGAGTGGTCCTGGCATGGGCAGGTTTGGAGGAGTGGAGAGGTTAGCTCAGGTCAACCACGCCGCTCTGCCCACACTTAGCACACACTCACCACCACTGGGGACGGTGGTCAGCGAGGCCGACACCGTCATGAGCTTCGTCAACCTGG TGGAGCAGGAGCGTGACCTGCTACAGCCTCGTCCGTACTGGAAGGAGTTCCGCTTCGACCTGACGCCACTGCCTCAGGGAGAAACGGTGACGGCGGCTGAGTTCCGCATCTATAAAACTCTGACTGTGGGTCAGAGAGCGAACAGAACTCTGCACATCTCTGTCTACGTCATCAAGAGAGAGAACAGACACAG AGAACCAGAGTTGGTGCTGCTGGACATGCAGTCGGTGCCTGCAGGTCAGGAAGGATGGCTCGCCTTTGACGTCACCTCGGCCTCAAACCACTGGCTCCTCCATCCTCGCAGCAACCTGGGCATCCGTCTCTATGTGGAGACTGAGGAGG accGCTCCCTGTCTGCAGGCTGGATCGGGTTGGTGGGTCGTCGAGGTCCTCGCTCCAAACAGCCCTTCATGGTGATCTTCTTCAGAGAGAGTCAGATCCCGTGTCGACCGCCTCGTGCTGTAAAACCTCATCCTCGCAGGAGGAAACCAAAATACGACCTCCCAGTTCCCAGCATTCAGA ATCGTAGTCCTGTAAACAACGGAGCTCTGCCGTGTAAAAAACATGAACTCTACGTCAGCTTCAGTGACCTGGGATGGAAG gACTGGGTTTTGGCCCCCAATGGTTATTCAGCTTATTACTGTGACGGAGAGTGTTTTTATCCTCTGGGCTCCTGCATGAACGCCACCAACCACGCCCTCATCCAGCAAGTG gttcaCCTCCTGAAGCCTGACGAGGTTCCTAAGGCGTGCTGCGCCCCGACCAAGCTCAGCCCCATCTCTGTTCTCTTCtatgacgacaacaacaatgtCATTCTCAAAAAACATCGCAACATGGTGGTTAAGACCTGTGGGTGTTTATGA